The Rhizoctonia solani chromosome 4, complete sequence genome contains a region encoding:
- a CDS encoding glycine cleavage system H protein, mitochondrial, with protein MYRAIYASPFRATSLVRPHIIPRSTVFARTIVTKRYTKDHEWISYDSETKIGTISITKYAQSQLGDVVFVELASKGTTVEIGDSLGAVESVKAASDIYAPVSGTIKELNSALEGKPSLLNESPESEGWLCKIEVSDPSEIEKLYTEEQYKKFCQEGSMDRKELETYQVQLSQVEVALASDPDNEELTSLRSELKELISLTEAALTQETSTPTASGSATSAPASSTNNRKQPATPAASLQAGDECLAKYSGDGQWYPARIISVGGSDERRVFSIVFKGYNSTELVDAPSVKPMPAGGYRGHNAMMNKRKLSPEEEAERERKKKKNEKKLEVRAQKAKEQNNKQAAWQKFAKKSEKKGVAIAGVQGNSIFRTPDNPHGRVGVTGSGKGMTEYAAREKHKFTTEEAS; from the exons ATGTACCGTGCCATCTACGCATCCCCATTTCGTGCCACTAGCCTTGTAAGGCCTCATATAATTCCTCGTTCGACTGTGTTTGCCCGGACGATTGTGA CCAAACGATACACCAAGGATCACGAGTGGATCTCTTATGATTCTGAGACCAAAATCGGGACAATTTCTATCACTAAATATGCTCAGTCACAGTTGGGAGATGTCGTGTTTGTCGAACTCGCGAGCAAGGGTACGACGGTGGAGATTGGAG ATTCTCTTGGAGCTGTTGAAAGTGTCAAGGCCGCCAGTGATATT TATGCTCCAGTATCTGGGACCATCAAGGAGCTCAACTCTGCATTAGAAGGAAAACCTTCTTTATTAAATGAGTCCCCAGAGAGCGAAG GCTGGCTTTGTAAAATCGAGGTATCGGACCCATCCGAG ATCGAGAAGCTTTACACGGAAGAACAATACAAGAAGTTTTGTCAGGAGGGTTC GATGGACCGAAAAGAATTGGAGACATACCAGGTCCAGCTTTCGCAAGTCGAAGTTGCTCTTGCATCGGATCCTGATAATGAAGAGCTGACGTCTTTGCGTTCGGAGCTCAAGGAGCTCATTTCCCTGACCGAGGCAGCCCTTACGCAAGAAACATCTACTCCTACGGCCTCTGGCTCTGCCACGAGTGCCCCTGCCAGCTCAACCAACAACCGCAAACAACCGGCAACTCCCGCAGCCTCGTTGCAAGCTGGCGACGAATGCCTTGCAAAATACTCTGGTGATGGTCAATGGTATCCTGCCCGGATTATATCAGTGGGTGGATCTGACGAACGACGTGTATTCTCGATCGTGTTCAAGGGTTATAACTCCACCGAGCTCGTCGATGCACCATCGGTGAAACCAATGCCTGCCGGTGGCTATCGCGGTCACAACGCTATGATGAATAAGCGCAAGTTGTCTCCGGAGGAAGAGGCCGAACGCGAGcgcaagaaaaagaagaacgAAAAGAAACTCGAGGTTCGCGCCCAAAAAGCCAAGGAGCAAAACAATAAGCAGGCCGCCTGGCAAAAATTCGCAAAGAAATCCGAGAAAAAAGGTGTGGCTATTGCTGGTGTGCAGGGCAATAGTATATTCAGAACTCCGGACAATCCACACGGCCGAG TTGGCGTTACTGGTAGCGGCAAGGGGATGACGGAATATGCTGCAAGGGAGAAACATAAATTTACTACCGAGGAAGCATCTTGA
- a CDS encoding aldo/keto reductase family protein has translation MSNVHTIRLNDGTIVPTLAFGTGTALYSKDSTSAVRQAISKAGYIHIDCAESYGNESYTAQAIQDSGVPREQLFLTSKCWTRDPRKSLEKTLRELKTSYVDLYLIHSPIQTSNLAEAWKIMEDLKTEGKARSIGVSNFRAKDLKAVIEVAKIIPSVNQIEFHPYVFASVQPLLELCRQHNITIESYGPLTPLIRHSGGPVDDPVKKVAARMAKGPEAGAVTEGQVLLKWAQQRTNGVVITTSSKLDRLLEQKAALDLPPLSNEELRSIETEAAKKHYRHFMKHMDDA, from the exons ATGTCCAACGTACACACTATCAGATTGAACGACGGAACCATCGTTCCCACCCTGGCCTTTGGTACCG GCACTGCTCTATATTCTAAAGATTCAACATCAGCAGTTAGGCAAGCCATTTCGAAAGCAGGCTACATTCATATCGATTGTGCCGAAT CCTATGGCAATGAGAGTTATACCGCACAAGCAATTCAAGATAGTGGCGTTCCTCGTGAACAGCTCTTTCTTACATCAAAAT GCTGGACCAGGGATCCACGAAAGTCACTTGAAAAAACTCTGAGAGAG TTGAAAACATCCTACGTGGATTTGTACCTGATACATAGCCCTATCCAAACATCGAACCTTGCCGAGGCATGGAAGATCATGGAAGATCTCAAGACAGAAGGCAAAGCACGTTCGATTGGTGTCTCCAATTTTAGAGCAAAGGACTTGAAGGCTGTAATTGAAGTCGCCAAG ATAATACCGAGCGTCAACCAGATAGAATTTCATCCATACGTTTTTGCGTCAGTTCAGCCCCTTCTCGAATTATGCCGCCAGCATAATATAACTATCGAATCCTATGGCCCACTCACGCCTCTTATTCGTCACTCTGGAGGGCCAGTGGATGACCCGGTTAAGAAAGTCGCAGCTCGAATGGCTAAGGGACCAGAGGCCGGAGCAGTAACGGAGGGCCAGGTGTTGCTCAAGTGGGCACAACAGCGAACGAACGGGGTCGTCATTAC TACCTCCTCTAAACTTGACCGGCTGCTCGAACAAAAGGCCGCATTGGACTTACCCCCATTATCCAACGAGGAACTACGGTCAATTGAAACTGAGGCTGCCAAGAAACACTATCGTCACTTT ATGAAACATATGGATGACGCATAG
- a CDS encoding peroxisomal membrane anchor protein (Pex14), producing MSDRKELVKNAIEFLSDPKIQAAPLTKRISFLETKGLTAAEIEDAVAQSASSSTASRPSSVYSSPQSQYTFQIPPPTMVAPPPVPQRDWRDYFIMALVSGGLMYGLAALARKYVMPHLQPPSEDAFESATSQLTAQFDEAATLLKQIQDDTVNARTAVQQQQQAIDSAIAQVKNVMSELRTGEEKSQNEIREIRSEVDTIRDMLPKMLEANREAQTQALSELQQELKSLKALLVTRRPESPSTPGSILNLGRPSIPAWQLSGGAEAPTSGGNSKVPTSAENPSMADS from the exons ATGTCCGACAGAAAGGAGCTAGTAAAAAATGCGATTGAATTTTTATCAGATCCCAAG ATTCAAGCCGCTCCATTAACCAAGCGTATATCGTTCTTGGAAACTAAAGGACTTACGGCCGCTGAGATAGAGGATGCGGTTGCGCAGTCCGCATCTTCGTCTACCGCATCTCGGCCTTCGTCGGTCTACTCTTCTCCACAAAGCCAGTACACTTTCCAAATACCACCACCCACCATGGTGGCACCCCCGCCAGTTCCACAGCGAGATTGGAGGGATTACTTT ATTATGGCGCTGGTGTCTGGTGGATTGATGTATGGTTTGGCCGCACTCGCACGA AAATATGTTATGCCTCATCTGCAACCTCCATCGGAGGATGCTTTCGAATCGGCCACTTCTCAGCTTACCGCTCAATTTGACGAGGCTGCCACGCTATTGAAACAAATTCAAGACGATACTGTCAATGCGCGGACTGCGgtccaacaacaacagcaagcTATAGATTCTGCTATCGCGCAGGTTAAAAATGTAATGTCCGAACTGCGAACTGGAGAGGAGAAATCCCAGAACGAGATCCGGGAAATCCGCAGCGAGGTGGACACCATCCGGGATATGCTGCCCAAG ATGCTTGAAGCAAACAGGGAGGCACAAACGCAAGCTCTTTCGGAGCTTCAACAAGAACTAAAATCCTTAAAAGCCCTCCTGGTGACCCGGCGCCCCGAGTCCCCATCAACTCCTGGCTCAATCCTAAATCTTGGGCGTCCAAGCATACCGGCCTGGCAACTTTCAGGTGGGGCAGAGGCTCCGACCTCCGGAGGAAACTCCAAAGTCCCGACCTCTGCAGAGAACCCCTCAATGGCGGACTCTTGA
- a CDS encoding RTA1-like protein: MVWSRMWWLFPTIVTGGILEILGWTGRLWSSSRPGLLSPYLMQICCTIIAPSFMTAANFVILGKIIESLGYQYSRLSPKLYTVVFITCDIVALVIQAVGGAKASLAVQFMNEDPEKGARIMVGGIIFQLVAITAYTILASEFLLRYHFDRPLRQTLRTDSETERNKSQLDTKITFMILGLSISTLFIYIRSIYRTIELLDGWTGPIITNELYFKSLVVLMFNNFRKRLEDSLEAVEALAVGTQGGPRPGRQDSLSSPIDTTYSSSPPAVRHSLDTPSPTQHSGSFGYLPYQPRSTSQLADSAMSNLRRSLTLQRTASVNSGQPDAKGSRENSPIHAPTPRRSGLSLEERLRANFSAGDGSVSPMARSSSAVETPDTPTPVQRLPVSADPAQIPLPASPIERDLLKPIELTEGPIDPASVHLPMSPPAQHTHIPSASLDNLIIPVPRNQILAPSPVAVHPLSPPPPEYPISQIQPENHEPCLLRTTPLRPRPLLGSKSRNALATPSEFATAESRSDITVGSSGDSVDERALDIATDNLTVLETDTLVTPINSGLSRGRVSGTDHPPTIDPTDNSPNIEDAAQTGVAGEEDGDTKLRERLKVVEERFSDISTSFKRLQAEKVAADKLIKELSPLEGIADLDGLRAYLTNQKMKVELSTEEIKRLTGQIKQQEERLEEVREMHKMESTSQSDLIEKLRQQLTESEALLKVAESDTVSSKSIVLQHEAEIERLKRALKDEEEKRTKAITLLKTVRQKLTKAEKERDDVIREREKDKEDLSAARAEIERIKADAERAKSERERDIAGIRDRFERELKETKERYEKELSARKGQYELEAITTKAAHSKELSAKTTRIANLESTVSNLVNEKDSLFEQCQTRQAEAESAQSHLQTVQNQLNEMQFQLREAEDRNSLLTDELDELRNGSRLSTHSPTPGPEVARLLSEAEGKFEGRLSEMRAKLRAIEKERNEAEDDWNKTLADRSKEIEKLRFALRQAEDKWIESGRVGKGMDEKVASLEQNVKELQFQRDGWEQNRSALEGQLKQVQSKLQTIESDHAEALERASSLETQFEESKSRETSLKMSNKTLRDELRKVQSSAALLERQRPGGVGGFWSGTNPGNQTGKNGNGVTSPTSPRPSSPTVSEAGATPTKQEEEVNLEYIRNVILQFLEHKEMRPNLVRVLSTILRFTPQETRRLIAKV, encoded by the exons ATGGTTTGGTCTCGAATGTGGTGGCTTTTTCCAACAATCGTGACCGGCGGGATTTTAGAAATCCTTGGGTGGACGGGTAGACTTTGGTCGAGCTCCAGGCCTGGCCTCTTGAGCCCGTATCTGATGCA AATATGCTGTACCATAATTGCTCCTTCTTTCATGACAGCAGCCAACTTCGTTATACTTGGGAAGATAATCGAAAGTCTTGGCTACCAATACAGTAGACTTTCTCCTAAGCTAT ATACTGTTGTCTTTATTACTTGCGACATCGTGGCTTTGGTTATTCAAGCAGTTGGAGGTGCAAAGGCCAGTCTCGCGGTTCAATTTATGAACGAAGATCCAGAAAAGGGGGCAAGAATAATG GTTGGGGGTATCATATTCCAGCTGGTCGCTATAACTGCATATACAATCCTTGCATCAGAGTTCTTACTTCGATATCACTTCGATCGCCCACTACGTCAAACATTGAGGACCGACTCTGAAACTGAGCGAAACAAATCCCAGCTCGACACGAAAATAACATTCATGATCCTTGGCCTTTCAATCTCGACGTTATTTATATACATCCG ATCCATTTACCGAACTATCGAGCTCTTAGATGGGTGGACTGGACCAATAATCACAAACGAGTTGTATTtca AATCTTTGGTCGTCTTGATGTTCAATAATTTCCGCAAGCGTCTGGAGGACAGTTTGGAAGCAGTCGAGGCATTGGCCGTTGGCACCCAAGGAGGTCCTCGTCCAGGAAGGCAGGATAGCCTATCTTCACCCATTGATACTACGTATTCAAGCTCCCCGCCAGCTGTTCGGCATAGCCTAGACACGCCTTCTCCTACTCAGCATTCGGGTTCTTTCGGTTACCTCCCATATCAACCACGCTCGACATCTCAACTGGCGGACTCTGCAATGTCTAACCTTCGAAGATCTCTGACCCTACAGCGCACTGCATCGGTAAACTCTGGTCAACCTGATGCGAAGGGCTCTCGTGAAAACTCTCCTATACACGCTCCTACACCTCGCAGAAGTGGTCTTTCTCTAGAGGAGCGACTAAGGGCCAATTTTTCTGCTGGAGACGGCTCCGTGTCTCCTATGGCGAGAAGCTCTTCGGCCGTGGAAACGCCTGATACTCCGACACCAGTCCAGCGACTACCAGTGTCGGCCGACCCTGCACAAATACCTCTCCCTGCCTCGCCCATTGAGCGTGACCTTCTCAAACCGATCGAACTGACCGAAGGTCCTATTGATCCTGCATCTGTTCACCTTCCGATGTCTCCGCCTGCGCAGCATACACATATTCCATCCGCTTCACTTGACAATTTGATCATACCTGTGCCTCGGAATCAGATACTGGCTCCATCACCAGTTGCAGTCCATCCACTTTCTCCTCCGCCTCCTGAATATCCCATATCCCAAATCCAACCCGAAAATCATGAGCCATGCCTGTTACGAACCACGCCCCTACGCCCAAGACCCCTCCTCGGGTCCAAGTCCCGGAA TGCACTTGCCACCCCTTCCGAGTTTGCGACGGCTGAGTCACGCTCGGATATTACCGTTGGGTCTTCTGGTGATTCAGTAGATGAGCGAGCCCTCGATATTGCGACCGATAACTTGACTGTACTGGAGACAGACACGCTGGTCACTCCTATTAATAGCGGGCTATCCCGAGGGCGTGTATCAGGGACAGATCATCCACCAACTATTGATCCAACAGACAATAGTCCCAACATAGAAGATGCTGCCCAAACTGGAGTTGCTGGTGAAGAGGATGGAGATACAAAACTACGAGAGCGACTAAAGGTCGTTGAAGAGCGATTTAGTG ACATCTCAACCTCCTTTAAGCGGCTACAGGCCGAAAAAGTAGCGGCAGACAAACTGATCAAAGAGCTTTCTCCATTGGAAGGTATAGCAGACTTAGATGGACTACGCGCATACCTTACGAATCAGAAAATGAAAGTGGAG CTTTCGACTGAAGAAATTAAACGTCTCACAGGTCAAATCAAAC AACAAGAAGAAAGACTAGAAGAGGTCCGAGAAATGCACAAGATGGAATCTACCTCGCAATctgatctcatagaaaagcTTCGGCAACAACTGACGGAGTCCGAGGCATTGCTCAAAGTCGCAGAATCGGATACGGTATCCAGCAAAAGTATCGTATTGCAACACGAAGCTGAGATTGAGCGTCTCAAGCGAGCACTaaaagacgaggaagagaaaCGTACCAAAGCAATAACCCTTCTCAAGACTGTTCGTCAAAAACTCACCAAGGCAGAGAAGGAAAGAGACGATGTGATCAGGGAGCGCGAGAAGGATAAAGAAGACCTATCTGCGGCCAGAGCGGAGATTGAACGCATCAAGGCCGACGCCGAAAGAGCCAAGAGCGAACGAGAGCGGGATATTGCAGGAATAAGGGACAGATTTGAGAGGGAACTCAAGGAAACGAAAGAACGGTATGAAAAAGAGCTATCTGCCCGAAAAGGGCAATATGAATTGGAAGCTATCACAACCAAG GCTGCTCACTCGAAAGAGCTATCCGCAAAAACTACTCGCATAGCAAATTTGGAATCCACAGTCTCTAATTTGGTCAATGAGAAGGACTCGCTATTCGAGCAGTGCCAAACACGTCAGGCCGAGGCTGAATCTGCTCAGTCCCACCTGCAAACTGTCCAGAACCAACTCAACGAGATGCAATTTCAACTAAGGGAGGCTGAGGACCGTAACTCGCTCTTGACGGATGAGCTCGACGAACTTCGCAATGGGAGCCGGCTGTCGACGCATTCACCCACTCCAGGGCCCGAGGTCGCCCGTCTGCTCTCGGAAGCAGAAGGCAAGTTCGAAGGCCGACTGTCTGAAATGCGAGCCAAATTGAGGGCTATCGAAAAGGAGCGCAACGAGGCCGAAGATGACTGGAATAAGACACTCGCAGATCGCAGCAAAGAGATAGAAAAATTGCGCTTCGCGCTGCGACAAGCTGAAGACAAATGGATTGAGAGCGGGCGAGTTGGGAAGGGCATGGATGAAAAAGTGGCATCTCTTGAGCAAAATGTCAAGGAGTTACAATTTCAGCGCGATGGGTGGGAGCAAAATCGATCCGCGCTAGAAGGCCAGCTGAAACAAGTACAAAGTAAATTG CAAACGATCGAGAGTGATCATGCTGAGGCATTAGAACGGGCTAGCTCACTAGAGACACAGTTCGAAGAGAGTAAAAGCAGAGAAACATCGCTCAAGATGAGCAACAAG ACTTTGCGCGATGAACTCCGAAAGGTCCAGTCATCAGCCGCGTTGTTGGAGCGGCAACGTCCAGGGGGAGTAGGTGGATTCTGGTCGGGAACTAACCCTGGTAATCAAACAGGAAAGAATGGCAATGGGGTTACTTCGCCCACTTCACCTCGACCCAGTTCTCCCACCGTCTCGGAGGCCGGCGCGACTCCAACGAAACAGGAGGAAGAGGTCAACCTCGAATACATTCGGAACGTCATATTACAATTCCTGGAGCATAAGGAGATGAGG CCTAACCTTGTTCGTGTGCTTTCGACAATCTTGCGATTTACACCACAAGAGACCCGTCGGCTGATAGCCAAAGTCTAG
- a CDS encoding aldehyde dehydrogenase family protein, translating to MTKLDVTAIKFFNIINGHNPATGAYLADVPIATSEQLDECVAAARAAQPAWGAKSYEERGVVLNKLADELEKNADLYKQLLVAEQGKPLAGAALEIGGSVHWLREVSRQRLEDKIHVDTPERRVVTRHIPLGVVGGIVPWNFPLLLATWKIAPALQAGNSIIIKPSPFTPLVTLHFIAKCVVNNNRMDSLVNADFSCQSLIPPGILSVLNGDDGLGPLITAHKGVDKIGFTGSTETGKRVMQSASVNLKRLTLELGGNDPLIVLPDVSPEQIAPLVISFGLRSRQNNAQFCNAAKRVYIHDDIYEKVRDALVAYAKHITVGDGSDEKTQLGPVQNSLQYNKVKTFFEDCTEKGYSFVMGGNLDAFSGPGLFMPITIIDNPPEDSKIVTQEPFGPILPIMRWKDEEDVIRRANDTEWGLGASVWGNDIARADRIAEKLEAGTVWVNEIQIYGPWIPFGGIKQSGVGVENGLAGLASFTNYQTLSSTKKIPAFGL from the exons ATGACCAAGCTCGACGTCACGGCCATAAAGTTTTTCAACATCATCAACG GTCACAATCCTGCCACTGGTGCTTACCTTGCGGACGTCCCGATCGCGACAAGCGAGCAACTCGATGAATGTGTTGCCGCTGCCAGAGCCGCACAGCCGGCATGGGGCGCCAAGTCGTACGAAGAGCGTGGCGTAGTGCTGAACAAGCTTGCGGACGAGCTTGAGAAGAATGCAGACTTGTACAAACAACTATTAGTTGCTGAGCAAGGCAAACCT CTGGCCGGTGCGGCATTGGAGATCGGGGGTTCTGTCCACTGGCTACGTGAAGTCTCTCGGCAACGACTGGAGGACAAGATTCACGTCGATACACCCGAGCGTCGGGTAGTCACTCGTCATATTCCCCTTGGAGTT GTCGGAGGAATTGTGCCTTG GAACTTTCCGCTCCTACTCGCCACCTGGAAAATCGCCCCCGCTCTTCAAGCAGGAAATTCGATCATCATCAAACCGAGTCCCTTTACGCCTCTAGTAACACTTCATTTCATTGCCAAGTGCGTAGTTAATAATAACCGGATGGACTCACTAGTAAACGCAGACTTTAGTTGCCAGTCATTGATTCCTCCAGGTATTCTCAGCGTTCTCAACGGCGATGATGGCCTTGGCCCCTTGATCACTGCACATAAAGGAGTCGACAAG ATAGGATTCACGGGGTCGACTGAAACAGGAAAACGTGTTATGCAAAGCGCCAGCGTCAATCTTAAACGCCTTACTCTGGAGCTCG GTGGCAACGACCCTCTCATTGTGCTTCCGGATGTCAGCCCCGAGCAAATAGCACC TCTAGTCATATCTTTTGGGCTGCGTTCCAGGCAA AACAATGCTCAATTCTGTAACGCTG CCAAGCGGGTGTACATCCACGATGATATCTATGAGAAGGTTAGAGATGCACTCGTCGCGTACGCAAAACACATTACAGTGGGAGATGGGTCCGACGAGAAGACGCAGCTAGGTCCCGTTCAAAACTCGTTGCA ATATAACAAAGTTAAGACTTTCTTTGAGGACTGCACAGAGAAAGGGTATTCGTTTGTAATGGGAGGGAACTTGGACGCGTTTTCTGGACCAGGGCTATTTATGCCTATTACCATTATTGACAACCCACCCGAGGACAGCAAAATTGTTACACAAGAACCGTTCGGGCCGATACTACCGATCATGCGCTGgaaagacgaggaagacgtGATTAGGCGAGCGA ATGATACCGAATGGGGTCTTGGCGCTTCGGTATGGGGAAACGATATCGCGCGTGCGGACAGGATCGCAGAGAAACTTGAAGCGGGAA CTGTTTGGGTCAACGAGATACAAATTTATGGACCCTGGATTCCTTTTGGAGGCATAAAGCAATCAGGAGTGGGTGTAGAAAATGGGCTTGCTGGTCTTGCAAGCTTCACCAACTACCAAACGCTTTCTTCAACCAAGAAAATTCCCGCTTTCGGCCTATAA
- a CDS encoding Elongation factor Tu GTP binding domain — MYRNIARGVARRAVIASTPVTARFLATKAVRPSLTQPTILTPFRARVLAGSIRSYADNKFSRAKPHLNIGTIGHVDHGKTTLTAAITKVLSEAGGGKFIDYSQIDKAPEEKARGITINSSHVEYETENRHYGHIDCPGHADYIKNMITGAAQMDGAIIVVSASDGQMPQTREHLLLARQVGIKKLVVFINKVDQIDDPEMLELVDMEMRELLGTYNFDGETTPIIMGSALAALENRDPEIGAEKIKALVKACDEWLEVPPRDLEQPFLMPIEDVFSISGRGTVCTGRIEVERGVINKNTEVEIVGLGNSFKTTLTGIEMFHKELDRGEAGDNMGALLRGVKREQVKRGQILCAPGSMKSVKKFKAQVYVLSKDEGGRYTPFMSNYRPQLFIRTADVTVGLTFPPGTENPDEKMVMPGDNVELIGDLVHDVAMEKGSRFTLREGGKTIGTGIVTEIYE; from the exons ATGTACAGAAACATTGCTCGCGGAGTCGCACGTAGGGCTGTGATTGCCTCTACTCCAG TTACTGCCCGTTTTTTGGCCACCAAGGCCGTCAGGCCATCGCTGACACAACCGACGATCTTAACACCCTTCCGCGCTCGCGTTCTAGCTG GTTCGATCCGCTCATATGCCGATAACAAGTTTTCTCGTGCAAAGCCTCATCTCAATATCGGCACAATTGGGCATGTTGATCATGGCAAGACCACTTTGACAGCAGCCATCACAAAAGTACTCTCTGAAGCCGGAGGAGGGAAATTTATCGACTATTCGCAGATCGACAAGGCCCCAGAAGAAAAGGCGCGTGGTATCACTATCAACTCGTCTCATGTTGAGTATGAGACCGAGAATCGTCATTATGGCCATATTGATTGTCCTG GACATGCTGACT ACATCAAGAACATGATCACTGGTGCTGCTCAAATGGACGGAGCTATTATT GTTGTCTCCGCATCCGATGGACAAATGCCTCAAACTCGCGAGCACTTGCTTCTTGCACGACAGGTCGGCATCAAGAAACTTGTCGTGTTCATCAACAAAGTTGATCAAATCGACGATCCCGAAATGTTGGAACTCGTGGATATGGAGATGCGCGAACTGCTTGGTACCTATAACTTTGACGGAGAGACCACACCCATTATTATGGGCTCGGCGCTGGCAGCTTTGGAAAATCGCGACCCAGAGATCGGCGCAGAGAAAATCAAGGCTTTAGTTAAAGCTTGCGATGAATGGCTTGAAGTTCCTCCTCGCGATCTTGAGCAGCCATTCCTGATGCCAATCGAAG ATGTGTTTTCGATCTCCGGACGAGGCACTGTATGCACAGGACGT ATCGAGGTTGAGCGCGGTGTGATCAACAAGAACACTGAAGTTGAAATAGTTGGCCTTGGCAACTCGTTCAAGACTACCCTGACTGGTATTG AGATGTTCCACAAGGAGTTGGATCGG GGCGAGGCAGGGGACAACATGGGCGCATTGCTCCGTGGAGTGAAGCGTGAACAGGTCAAACGTGGACAGATTCTATGTGCCCCTGGCTCAATGAAGTCTGTGAAGAAGTTCAAGGCTCAGGTTTAT GTTTTAAGTAAAGACGAAGGAGGGCGATACACCCCGTTCATGAGCAACTACCGCCCCCAATTATTCATTCGAACTGCCGATGTGACCGTGGGTCTTACCTTCCCTCCAGGCACGGAGAATCCGGACGAGAAGATG GTAATGCCTGGCGATAATGTTGAACTGATTGGTGACTTGGTCCACGATGTTGCAATGGAGAAGGGTTCTCGATTCACTCTGCGCGAAGGCGGCAAGACCA TTGGTACCGGTATTGTGACCGAGATTTATGAATAA
- a CDS encoding E3 ubiquitin-protein ligase RNF14, with the protein MSEFEQLQDEEIEALTAVYPDILTYSPTPAGKEIKLDISIELEHERKFELVSSVATDTSSPGAGPSHAPAAHSPDSTIETTLTHLPPLLITAVLPPSYPRTKPVIQNISARHAWLSPALVRKLAIRLGEMWTREEGEGGILWQWVEDVRSGAFLESTRDLAHPSPKILLSHLITHQATAKQARFSAQAYTCGICLSTQRGSKCIQLDCPNAHVFCLGCLKEFWGMCVSEGDVTKVACPGVECVKAKSDVGDVGEDVVRRVLTDEQVARWKWLRIKHAAEKDPHSVPCPVRMCQAPVPRPQAAVNDETGWSRLRTCDACGFAFCVACKRTWHGPVSRCAITQTREFVEAYVSLPEGDPRRRALEGQYGRKVLERMAQEYRDEKENEAWLKERTTACPRCETRVEKSEGCNHMTCARCSVHFCFRCGAKLQAESPYTHFSVPGSCYGKLFDVDASSWDPNEGDLLRFAVE; encoded by the exons ATGTCTGAGTTTGAGCAGCTACAAGACGAAGAGATTGAGGCTTTGACG GCTGTGTATCCCGATATACTAACGTACAGCCCTACTCCTGCCGGGAAAGAAATCAAACTAGACATCTCGATCGAACTTGAACATGAACGAAAATTCGAACTCGTATCGAGCGTTGCAACGGATACGTCGTCCCCGGGAGCAGGTCCAAGCCACGCACCCGCCGCTCATTCGCCCGATTCGACCATCGAGACGACACTGACGCATCTCCCTCCGCTTCTGATTACGGCCGTCCTCCCACCGAGTTATCCACGCACGAAACCCGTTATTCAGAATATCTCAGCAAGACACGCATGGCTCTCCCCTGCCCTCGTACGAAAACTCGCGATTCGGCTGGGCGAGATGTGGACTCGAGAGGAGGGGGAAGGAGGTATACTGTGGCAATGGGTCGAAGACGTTCGGTCCGGGGCGTTTCTCGAATCCACACGGGATCTCGCGCACCCGTCTCCGAAAATACTGCTTTCGCACCTCATCACGCACCAAGCGACGGCGAAGCAGGCTCGGTTTTCGGCGCAGGCGTATACGTGCGGGATCTGTCTCTCGACGCAGCGCGGGTCAAAGTGTATCCAGCTCGACTGTCCCAACGCACATGTGTTTTGTTTAGGGTGTTTGAAGGAGTTTTGGGGGATGTGTGTGTCGGAAGGTGATGTGACCAAGGTCGCTTGTCCGGGAGTCGAGTGCGTCAAGGCCAAGAGTGATGTGGGGGACGTTGGAGAGGATGTTGTTCGTCGAGTGTTGACCGATGAACAAGTTGCGAGGTGGAAGTGGCTGAGGATCAAGCATGCTGCTGAAAAAG ACCCTCATTCTGTGCCCTGTCCGGTACGGATGTGTCAAGCGCCGGTCCCGCGACCGCAGGCGGCGGTCAATGACGAGACCGGGTGGTCCCGGCTCCGAACATGCGATGCGTGCGGGTTTGCGTTTTGCGTAGCTTGCAAGAGGACATG GCACGGACCGGTTTCGCGCTGCGCGATTACTCAGACGCGAGAGTTTGTGGAGGCGTACGTATCGTTACCCGAGGGAGATCCTCGACGACGGGCGCTGGAGGGGCAGTACGGGCGCAAGGTGCTGGAAAGAATGGCGCAGGAGTATCGAGACGAGAAGGAAAATGAGGCGTGGTTAAAGGAACGGACGACGGCGTGTCCGCGGTGCGAGACTCGGGTGGAAAAGAGTGAAG GATGCAATCATATGAC GTGTGCTCGGTGCTCGGTGCACTTTTGTTTTCGGTGCGGAGCGAAACTGCAGGCCGAGTCGCCGTACACGCATTTCTCGGTGCCGGGGAGCTGCTACGGCAAGCTGTTTGACGTTGATGCGTCAAGTTGG GACCCGAACGAGGGGGATCTGCTGAGATTTGCGGTAGAATAA